A portion of the Tepidanaerobacter syntrophicus genome contains these proteins:
- a CDS encoding DegV family protein: MENVIIVTDSSSDLPEGIIKDYPIKVLPMPVSLKDDPTKDISNLSLKEFYDSIRRGEIVPTTSQVTVPVYMQCFKEYLSQGKTPLVLGLSSKLTSSYESALLAKENLKADEIIIIDTKCASLGLGLVVLKAAQMAKEGKTAQEIAQVIEPYALHMEHIFTVDSLEYLKRGGRISATQAFVGGLLNVKPVLHFVDGAILPLENVRGRKNVVKKMIEIMAQRAKNPQDQVIGISHADNEELALELKEAVIKEFGVKNIIMSWIGPVIGSHAGPGTVALFFQNA; encoded by the coding sequence ATGGAAAATGTAATTATAGTAACTGATAGTTCATCTGATCTTCCGGAAGGTATTATCAAAGATTATCCTATAAAAGTTTTGCCAATGCCTGTTTCTTTAAAAGACGATCCGACAAAAGATATTTCGAATTTAAGTCTCAAAGAGTTTTATGATTCTATTAGAAGAGGAGAAATTGTGCCTACTACATCGCAAGTTACAGTTCCGGTTTATATGCAGTGTTTCAAAGAGTATTTAAGCCAAGGGAAGACACCTTTAGTGTTGGGCCTTTCTTCAAAACTTACAAGTAGTTATGAATCTGCCCTTCTTGCAAAAGAAAACTTGAAGGCAGACGAGATAATTATCATAGATACAAAGTGTGCAAGCCTGGGACTTGGATTGGTTGTTTTAAAGGCTGCTCAAATGGCAAAAGAAGGCAAAACAGCCCAAGAAATAGCTCAGGTAATAGAACCTTATGCATTACATATGGAACATATATTTACAGTAGATTCCTTGGAATACCTAAAGCGCGGAGGAAGGATTTCTGCTACTCAGGCCTTTGTAGGAGGCCTTCTTAATGTAAAGCCGGTTTTGCATTTTGTAGACGGAGCGATTCTTCCACTAGAAAACGTGCGAGGACGGAAAAATGTAGTAAAGAAAATGATAGAAATTATGGCGCAGCGAGCTAAAAACCCTCAAGATCAGGTAATTGGGATAAGTCATGCGGATAATGAGGAACTTGCGCTAGAACTTAAAGAAGCGGTTATCAAAGAATTTGGAGTAAAAAATATAATAATGTCATGGATAGGACCTGTAATAGGCTCTCACGCAGGCCCTGGTACTGTGGCACTCTTTTTTCAGAATGCATAA